One Rhododendron vialii isolate Sample 1 chromosome 2a, ASM3025357v1 genomic region harbors:
- the LOC131318084 gene encoding MDIS1-interacting receptor like kinase 2-like isoform X1, whose protein sequence is MSLSFHLKEVINKVHPENQTTGSDLFTMPYLFNYLALALSAVLVAFPPPSTAQPPQNPEAEALLRWKQSLGNQTIVSSWIFNQTNGNSSASSPCNWRGISCNAAGNVTGLNLAYTGLQGTLDHLNFSYFPLLLRLDLKVNRLNGTIPTNIGLLSNLVYLDLSTNSFSGTIPLSVANLTKVVELDFSRNAITGQLDRRLFPDRGSSQAKTGLLSLQRLLFQDTLLSGPLPPEIGNLEDLTLLALDNSRFSGPIPQSLGNLSKITYLHLNQNGFSGQIPKNFGTLTKLADLSLFSNNLSGPVPEEIGNLSSLVVFHLIYNNLSGQLPPQVCQGGMLANFTAGYNNFTGPIPVSLKNCTSLYRVRLEYNQLTGNLDEDFGAYPNLTYIDLSSNNLQGKILPTWGECSNLTRLSLGGNSIGGEIPVEISQLNQLVVLDLSSNKITGKIPAQVGRLSKLLSLNLSDNRISGQIPFEIGGLSNLASLDLSMNMLSGPIPGQIGDISRLLFLSLSKNQLNGSIPYQIGNLGTLQSLLDLSDNSLTGEISPQLGNLMSLEALNLSHNSLSGSIPDSFSGMLSLSTIDLSFNELEGPLPDSKVFNSSPPEAFSHNKNLCGDSIQGLTPCKNSVSGGGGKENKGNSRLIIIAVSTSLGSLFLLLLLVGAIALHRKSNRRSQKEDGVKGENIFLIQNFCGRIVYGDIIRATENFDDAYCIGHGGSARVYKVNLPSGQVVAVKKLFMNEGSEIGEIKSFANEVATLTEIRHRNIVKLYGFCYHKKHTFLVCEYMERGSLADVLRREKDARELDWSKRVNVVKGVAHALSYLHHNCVPPIIHRDISSKNVLLDSEMEAHVSDFGTARFLKPDSSNWTVVAGTFGYIAPELSYTMAVTEKCDVYSFGVLTLEILMGSHPGELSSNLYSSVDNERIQLADVLDPRLPPPKSQKLSDELDSILNLAVWCLRTDPRSRPTMYDASQVLEMNAGAGRESPELVKSVREGVDELPMLS, encoded by the exons ATGTCCCTTTCTTTCCACTTGAAAGAGGTAATAAATAAAGTGCacccagaaaatcaaaccaccGGATCAGACCTTTTCACAATGCCGTACCTATTCAACTACCTTGCTCTGGCTCTCTCAGCCGTTCTGGTGGCTTTCCCACCTCCCTCCACCGCTCAACCACCACAAAATCCCGAAGCTGAAGCTCTTCTCCGGTGGAAACAAAGCCTGGGCAACCAAACAATCGTCAGCTCGTGGattttcaaccaaacaaatgGCAACTCTTCAGCTTCAAGCCCATGCAACTGGCGTGGAATTTCATGCAACGCTGCAGGAAATGTAACCGGGCTGAACCTTGCCTACACGGGACTACAAGGTACTCTTGACCATTTAAACTTCTCATAtttccctctcctcctccgTCTCGACCTCAAAGTCAACCGACTCAATGGTACCATACCCACCAACATCGGCCTACTTTCGAACCTCGTGTATCTTGATCTCTCCACCAACTCATTCTCGGGCACAATCCCTCTCTCTGTCGCGAATCTCACTAAGGTTGTTGAGCTGGATTTTTCACGAAACGCCATAACAGGGCAGCTTGACCGGCGGTTATTTCCTGACCGCGGGTCAAGTCAGGCTAAAACCGGCCTGCTCAGCCTCCAAAGGCTACTCTTTCAGGATACCTTGCTCAGTGGTCCCCTCCCGCCGGAGATAGGTAATTTGGAAGATTTGACACTCTTGGCTTTAGATAACAGCAGATTTTCTGGCCCAATTCCTCAGTCTTTGGGTAATTTGAGTAAGATAACTTACCTACATCTTAACCAAAACGGATTCTCTGGCCAGATTCCTAAGAATTTCGGCACCTTGACCAAGTTAGCCGATTTGAGCTTGTTTTCGAACAACTTATCTGGTCCAGTACCGGAAGAAATCGGAAATCTTTCATCATTGGTAGTTTTTCATCTAATTTATAACAATTTGAGTGGTCAATTACCTCCACAAGTGTGTCAAGGCGGAATGCTAGCGAATTTCACCGCGGGGTACAATAACTTCACCGGTCCAATTCCGGTAAGCCTCAAAAACTGCACATCCTTGTACAGAGTCCGGCTCGAATATAACCAACTAACAGGAAATCttgatgaagattttggagCGTACCCGAACCTCACTTATATCGATTTGAGCAGCAACAATTTGCAAGGCAAAATTTTACCCACATGGGGAGAATGCAGTAACTTGACACGGCTGAGTCTTGGTGGGAATTCTATTGGAGGTGAAATCCCGGTGGAAATTTCCCAGTTGAACCAGCTAGTAGTGCTTGACCTTTCCTCCAACAAGATAACCGGGAAAATTCCGGCACAAGTTGGACGATTGTCGAAACTATTGTCGTTAAACTTGAGTGACAACAGAATTTCTGGACAAATACCGTTCGAGATCGGGGGACTGTCCAATTTGGCTTCTCTTGATCTCTCCATGAACATGCTAAGCGGACCGATTCCGGGTCAAATCGGAGATATCTCAAGATTGCTGTTTCTAAGCCTGAGCAAAAACCAACTGAATGGGAGCATTCCATATCAGATTGGTAATCTTGGAACTTTACAAAGCCTGCTGGACCTTAGTGACAACTCACTCACCGGAGAGATTTCGCCTCAGCTCGGGAATCTAATGAGCCTAGAAGCTTTAAACCTctcccacaactctctctccGGTTCTATACCGGATTCGTTTAGCGGAATGCTCAGCCTGTCAACGATCGATTTGTCGTTCAATGAACTGGAGGGTCCTCTGCCTGACTCCAAGGTTTTTAATTCGTCTCCGCCCGAAGCATTTTCTCATAACAAGAATCTATGTGGTGATTCAATCCAAGGTTTGACACCATGCAAAAACTCAGTGTCTGGAGGTGgaggaaaggaaaacaaaggaaactCGCGGTTGATCATTATTGCAGTTTCTACCTCGTTAGGCTCGTTGTTTCTCTTGCTTTTGCTTGTTGGGGCTATCGCGCTTCACCGAAAAAGTAACCGGAGAAGCCAGAAAGAAGATGGTGTAAAGGGAGAAAACATCTTTTTGATCCAGAATTTCTGTGGAAGAATTGTGTATGGAGATATTATCCGCGCTACAGAAAATTTCGACGATGCATACTGCATTGGACATGGAGGATCGGCCAGAGTCTACAAAGTTAACTTACCAAGTGGGCAG GTAGTAGCAGTTAAAAAGCTATTTATGAATGAAGGTTCAGAGATTGGGGAGATCAAGAGTTTTGCAAATGAGGTAGCAACGCTGACGGAAATAAGGCACCGGAACATTGTGAAACTCTACGGCTTCTGCTACCACAAAAAGCACACTTTTTTGGTTTGCGAATACATGGAGAGAGGAAGCCTGGCGGAcgttttgaggagagagaaagatgccAGGGAGTTGGACTGGAGCAAGAGAGTAAACGTAGTGAAAGGGGTGGCTCACGCTTTATCTTACCTGCATCACAACTGCGTGCCTCCCATAATTCATCGGGACATATCGAGCAAGAATGTTTTGTTGGACTCGGAAATGGAGGCTCATGTCTCAGATTTTGGCACGGCAAGGTTTTTGAAGCCCGATTCTTCAAATTGGACCGTGGTTGCAGGCACATTCGGATACATTGCTCCAG AATTATCGTACACGATGGCGGTGACAGAGAAATGCGACGTGTACAGCTTTGGAGTTTTGACACTTGAGATATTGATGGGATCGCATCCGGGAGAACTCAGTTCAAACCTATACTCATCCGTTGACAACGAACGCATACAATTGGCAGATGTCTTGGATCCCCGTCTTCCGCCTCCTAAGAGTCAAAAGCTAAGTGACGAattggattccattttgaatcTAGCAGTCTGGTGCTTGCGCACCGATCCACGTTCTAGACCTACCATGTACGATGCATCTCAGGTGCTTGAGATGAATGCTGGAGCTGGCAGAGAGAGTCCAGAGTTGGTTAAGTCTGTTAGAGAGGGTGTTGATGAGCTCCCCATGCTTAGTTAG
- the LOC131318084 gene encoding MDIS1-interacting receptor like kinase 2-like isoform X2 has protein sequence MPYLFNYLALALSAVLVAFPPPSTAQPPQNPEAEALLRWKQSLGNQTIVSSWIFNQTNGNSSASSPCNWRGISCNAAGNVTGLNLAYTGLQGTLDHLNFSYFPLLLRLDLKVNRLNGTIPTNIGLLSNLVYLDLSTNSFSGTIPLSVANLTKVVELDFSRNAITGQLDRRLFPDRGSSQAKTGLLSLQRLLFQDTLLSGPLPPEIGNLEDLTLLALDNSRFSGPIPQSLGNLSKITYLHLNQNGFSGQIPKNFGTLTKLADLSLFSNNLSGPVPEEIGNLSSLVVFHLIYNNLSGQLPPQVCQGGMLANFTAGYNNFTGPIPVSLKNCTSLYRVRLEYNQLTGNLDEDFGAYPNLTYIDLSSNNLQGKILPTWGECSNLTRLSLGGNSIGGEIPVEISQLNQLVVLDLSSNKITGKIPAQVGRLSKLLSLNLSDNRISGQIPFEIGGLSNLASLDLSMNMLSGPIPGQIGDISRLLFLSLSKNQLNGSIPYQIGNLGTLQSLLDLSDNSLTGEISPQLGNLMSLEALNLSHNSLSGSIPDSFSGMLSLSTIDLSFNELEGPLPDSKVFNSSPPEAFSHNKNLCGDSIQGLTPCKNSVSGGGGKENKGNSRLIIIAVSTSLGSLFLLLLLVGAIALHRKSNRRSQKEDGVKGENIFLIQNFCGRIVYGDIIRATENFDDAYCIGHGGSARVYKVNLPSGQVVAVKKLFMNEGSEIGEIKSFANEVATLTEIRHRNIVKLYGFCYHKKHTFLVCEYMERGSLADVLRREKDARELDWSKRVNVVKGVAHALSYLHHNCVPPIIHRDISSKNVLLDSEMEAHVSDFGTARFLKPDSSNWTVVAGTFGYIAPELSYTMAVTEKCDVYSFGVLTLEILMGSHPGELSSNLYSSVDNERIQLADVLDPRLPPPKSQKLSDELDSILNLAVWCLRTDPRSRPTMYDASQVLEMNAGAGRESPELVKSVREGVDELPMLS, from the exons ATGCCGTACCTATTCAACTACCTTGCTCTGGCTCTCTCAGCCGTTCTGGTGGCTTTCCCACCTCCCTCCACCGCTCAACCACCACAAAATCCCGAAGCTGAAGCTCTTCTCCGGTGGAAACAAAGCCTGGGCAACCAAACAATCGTCAGCTCGTGGattttcaaccaaacaaatgGCAACTCTTCAGCTTCAAGCCCATGCAACTGGCGTGGAATTTCATGCAACGCTGCAGGAAATGTAACCGGGCTGAACCTTGCCTACACGGGACTACAAGGTACTCTTGACCATTTAAACTTCTCATAtttccctctcctcctccgTCTCGACCTCAAAGTCAACCGACTCAATGGTACCATACCCACCAACATCGGCCTACTTTCGAACCTCGTGTATCTTGATCTCTCCACCAACTCATTCTCGGGCACAATCCCTCTCTCTGTCGCGAATCTCACTAAGGTTGTTGAGCTGGATTTTTCACGAAACGCCATAACAGGGCAGCTTGACCGGCGGTTATTTCCTGACCGCGGGTCAAGTCAGGCTAAAACCGGCCTGCTCAGCCTCCAAAGGCTACTCTTTCAGGATACCTTGCTCAGTGGTCCCCTCCCGCCGGAGATAGGTAATTTGGAAGATTTGACACTCTTGGCTTTAGATAACAGCAGATTTTCTGGCCCAATTCCTCAGTCTTTGGGTAATTTGAGTAAGATAACTTACCTACATCTTAACCAAAACGGATTCTCTGGCCAGATTCCTAAGAATTTCGGCACCTTGACCAAGTTAGCCGATTTGAGCTTGTTTTCGAACAACTTATCTGGTCCAGTACCGGAAGAAATCGGAAATCTTTCATCATTGGTAGTTTTTCATCTAATTTATAACAATTTGAGTGGTCAATTACCTCCACAAGTGTGTCAAGGCGGAATGCTAGCGAATTTCACCGCGGGGTACAATAACTTCACCGGTCCAATTCCGGTAAGCCTCAAAAACTGCACATCCTTGTACAGAGTCCGGCTCGAATATAACCAACTAACAGGAAATCttgatgaagattttggagCGTACCCGAACCTCACTTATATCGATTTGAGCAGCAACAATTTGCAAGGCAAAATTTTACCCACATGGGGAGAATGCAGTAACTTGACACGGCTGAGTCTTGGTGGGAATTCTATTGGAGGTGAAATCCCGGTGGAAATTTCCCAGTTGAACCAGCTAGTAGTGCTTGACCTTTCCTCCAACAAGATAACCGGGAAAATTCCGGCACAAGTTGGACGATTGTCGAAACTATTGTCGTTAAACTTGAGTGACAACAGAATTTCTGGACAAATACCGTTCGAGATCGGGGGACTGTCCAATTTGGCTTCTCTTGATCTCTCCATGAACATGCTAAGCGGACCGATTCCGGGTCAAATCGGAGATATCTCAAGATTGCTGTTTCTAAGCCTGAGCAAAAACCAACTGAATGGGAGCATTCCATATCAGATTGGTAATCTTGGAACTTTACAAAGCCTGCTGGACCTTAGTGACAACTCACTCACCGGAGAGATTTCGCCTCAGCTCGGGAATCTAATGAGCCTAGAAGCTTTAAACCTctcccacaactctctctccGGTTCTATACCGGATTCGTTTAGCGGAATGCTCAGCCTGTCAACGATCGATTTGTCGTTCAATGAACTGGAGGGTCCTCTGCCTGACTCCAAGGTTTTTAATTCGTCTCCGCCCGAAGCATTTTCTCATAACAAGAATCTATGTGGTGATTCAATCCAAGGTTTGACACCATGCAAAAACTCAGTGTCTGGAGGTGgaggaaaggaaaacaaaggaaactCGCGGTTGATCATTATTGCAGTTTCTACCTCGTTAGGCTCGTTGTTTCTCTTGCTTTTGCTTGTTGGGGCTATCGCGCTTCACCGAAAAAGTAACCGGAGAAGCCAGAAAGAAGATGGTGTAAAGGGAGAAAACATCTTTTTGATCCAGAATTTCTGTGGAAGAATTGTGTATGGAGATATTATCCGCGCTACAGAAAATTTCGACGATGCATACTGCATTGGACATGGAGGATCGGCCAGAGTCTACAAAGTTAACTTACCAAGTGGGCAG GTAGTAGCAGTTAAAAAGCTATTTATGAATGAAGGTTCAGAGATTGGGGAGATCAAGAGTTTTGCAAATGAGGTAGCAACGCTGACGGAAATAAGGCACCGGAACATTGTGAAACTCTACGGCTTCTGCTACCACAAAAAGCACACTTTTTTGGTTTGCGAATACATGGAGAGAGGAAGCCTGGCGGAcgttttgaggagagagaaagatgccAGGGAGTTGGACTGGAGCAAGAGAGTAAACGTAGTGAAAGGGGTGGCTCACGCTTTATCTTACCTGCATCACAACTGCGTGCCTCCCATAATTCATCGGGACATATCGAGCAAGAATGTTTTGTTGGACTCGGAAATGGAGGCTCATGTCTCAGATTTTGGCACGGCAAGGTTTTTGAAGCCCGATTCTTCAAATTGGACCGTGGTTGCAGGCACATTCGGATACATTGCTCCAG AATTATCGTACACGATGGCGGTGACAGAGAAATGCGACGTGTACAGCTTTGGAGTTTTGACACTTGAGATATTGATGGGATCGCATCCGGGAGAACTCAGTTCAAACCTATACTCATCCGTTGACAACGAACGCATACAATTGGCAGATGTCTTGGATCCCCGTCTTCCGCCTCCTAAGAGTCAAAAGCTAAGTGACGAattggattccattttgaatcTAGCAGTCTGGTGCTTGCGCACCGATCCACGTTCTAGACCTACCATGTACGATGCATCTCAGGTGCTTGAGATGAATGCTGGAGCTGGCAGAGAGAGTCCAGAGTTGGTTAAGTCTGTTAGAGAGGGTGTTGATGAGCTCCCCATGCTTAGTTAG